Proteins encoded in a region of the Streptomyces akebiae genome:
- a CDS encoding GNAT family N-acetyltransferase, which produces MTSPGHQDLVVTRATLDDWAVVARWAGDEGWNPGLSDPACFFAQDAEGFFIGRLDGEPVSSVSVVTYGDDYAFLGFYLVRPDLRGQGHGLATWKTALAHAGDRTVGLDGVVAQQDNYRQSGFEPAHRTFRYSGVVPEPAVPADVRPVRDAGLLAAYDGACHPADRPRFLEHWLTAEGHRALARIVDGRLTGYGVIRPGRDALRIGPLFADTADDARALFAGLAAEAAGRELAVDVPEPNTEAVALVEEYGLTPSFETARMYTGPIRPYAVERVFGVTTLELG; this is translated from the coding sequence ATGACCTCTCCGGGCCATCAGGACCTCGTCGTCACCCGGGCCACGCTCGACGACTGGGCGGTGGTCGCCCGGTGGGCCGGGGACGAGGGCTGGAACCCGGGCCTCTCGGACCCGGCGTGCTTCTTCGCGCAGGACGCCGAGGGCTTCTTCATCGGCCGGCTCGACGGGGAACCCGTCTCCTCCGTCTCCGTCGTCACCTACGGCGACGACTACGCCTTTCTCGGCTTCTACCTGGTCCGCCCGGACCTGCGCGGCCAGGGCCACGGCCTCGCCACCTGGAAGACCGCGCTCGCCCACGCGGGCGACCGCACCGTGGGCCTCGACGGCGTGGTCGCGCAGCAGGACAACTACCGGCAGTCCGGCTTCGAGCCCGCCCACCGCACCTTCCGCTACTCCGGCGTGGTGCCGGAGCCCGCCGTACCCGCAGATGTCCGGCCCGTGCGCGATGCCGGGCTTCTCGCGGCGTACGACGGGGCCTGTCACCCTGCCGACCGCCCCCGCTTCCTGGAGCACTGGCTGACCGCCGAGGGACACCGGGCCCTCGCGCGGATCGTCGACGGGCGGCTCACCGGCTACGGCGTCATCAGGCCCGGCCGGGACGCCCTGCGCATCGGTCCCCTGTTCGCCGACACCGCCGACGACGCCCGCGCGCTGTTCGCCGGACTGGCCGCCGAGGCCGCGGGCCGAGAGCTGGCCGTCGACGTGCCGGAGCCGAACACGGAGGCCGTGGCACTGGTCGAGGAGTACGGACTGACGCCCTCCTTCGAGACGGCCCGCATGTACACCGGTCCGATCCGGCCGTACGCGGTGGAGCGCGTCTTCGGGGTCACCACGCTGGAACTCGGCTAG
- a CDS encoding acyltransferase family protein — protein sequence MPEDVVQHTRPSPAAPPHGERPRARPTSRDPYFDNAKYLTIVLVACGHAWEPLTYGSRTVTAAYLTVYAFHMPAFALISGYFSRSFDMAPGRLKRLLTGVALPYVVFETAYTLFYRWAQDDPGYPLSLLDPWYVMWFLVALFIWRLTTPLWLMLRHPLPVALGLATLAAVSPDLGGDVSIQRVLGFLPFFVLGLTLRAEHFERLRTRRVRLLLLPVGLGAFLVAYRVAPWFDAGWFYHRGSVTGQGVTRWAGLLTTPALFCLAVLLTACFLAWVPRRHLWFTALGAGTMYGYLLHGFVIKWARFRDWYAVEWLHTPPGELAVTAVAIGGITLLCTSPVRAALRCVVEPRMEWAFRRGDAVPPAEPGDAAASSPESRRSASTGRPAEGA from the coding sequence ATGCCCGAAGACGTGGTGCAGCACACCCGCCCCTCCCCCGCCGCCCCGCCCCACGGGGAACGGCCGCGGGCGAGGCCGACCTCGCGGGACCCGTACTTCGACAACGCGAAGTACCTCACCATCGTCCTGGTGGCCTGCGGGCACGCGTGGGAGCCGCTGACGTACGGCAGCCGGACCGTGACGGCCGCGTACCTGACCGTCTACGCCTTCCACATGCCCGCCTTCGCCCTGATCTCCGGGTACTTCTCGCGGAGCTTCGACATGGCGCCCGGCCGGCTGAAGCGGCTGCTGACGGGCGTGGCCCTGCCGTACGTCGTGTTCGAGACGGCGTACACCCTCTTCTACCGGTGGGCGCAGGACGACCCGGGCTATCCACTGAGCCTGCTGGACCCCTGGTACGTGATGTGGTTCCTGGTCGCGCTCTTCATCTGGCGGCTGACCACGCCCCTGTGGCTGATGCTGCGTCACCCGCTGCCGGTCGCACTGGGCCTGGCGACGCTGGCGGCGGTCTCACCGGATCTCGGCGGCGACGTCTCCATCCAGCGGGTGCTGGGTTTCCTGCCGTTCTTCGTCCTGGGACTGACCCTGCGGGCCGAGCACTTCGAACGGCTGCGCACCCGCCGGGTACGGCTGCTGCTGCTCCCGGTCGGTCTCGGGGCGTTCCTGGTGGCCTACCGGGTGGCTCCGTGGTTCGACGCCGGCTGGTTCTACCACCGGGGCAGCGTCACCGGCCAGGGCGTGACCCGCTGGGCCGGCCTGCTGACCACGCCCGCCCTGTTCTGTCTGGCGGTGCTGCTGACGGCGTGCTTCCTGGCCTGGGTGCCACGTCGGCACCTGTGGTTCACGGCGCTGGGCGCGGGCACGATGTACGGCTATCTGCTGCACGGCTTCGTGATCAAGTGGGCGCGCTTCAGGGACTGGTACGCCGTCGAGTGGCTGCACACCCCGCCCGGGGAACTCGCGGTCACGGCCGTGGCGATCGGCGGCATCACCCTGCTGTGCACCTCCCCCGTGCGGGCCGCGCTCCGCTGTGTCGTCGAGCCACGCATGGAGTGGGCCTTCCGGCGGGGCGACGCCGTCCCGCCCGCCGAGCCGGGCGACGCCGCTGCCTCCTCCCCGGAGAGCCGGCGCAGCGCCTCCACCGGACGTCCCGCGGAAGGCGCCTAG
- a CDS encoding GNAT family N-acetyltransferase: protein MDHAAVLALFDRDMREGARPDGPGARIERVGGVVRQVGSEQGWSGVVWSDLDEAGADAAISEQIRYFSGLGRDFEWKLYGHDLPVDLGHRLRTAGFTPAPEETLMVAEVADLTLDVEPPEGVRILPVTDRAGVDLVADVHEKAFGTDSSRMRHQLLAQLTGDTETVVAVVALAGDVPVSAARMELLPGTRFAGLWGGGTVESWRGRGVYRALVAHRARVAADRGYRYVQVDALARSRPILARLGFEPLTTTTPYEYAVGSTAAA from the coding sequence ATGGATCACGCTGCTGTGCTGGCACTGTTCGACCGGGACATGCGAGAGGGCGCCCGCCCCGACGGGCCCGGAGCCCGGATCGAGCGCGTGGGCGGGGTGGTGCGCCAGGTCGGTTCCGAGCAGGGCTGGAGCGGCGTCGTCTGGTCCGACCTGGACGAGGCGGGCGCCGACGCGGCGATCAGCGAGCAGATCCGGTACTTCTCCGGGCTCGGACGTGACTTCGAATGGAAGCTGTACGGCCACGATCTCCCCGTCGACCTGGGACACCGTCTGCGTACGGCCGGTTTCACACCCGCTCCGGAGGAGACGCTGATGGTCGCCGAGGTCGCCGACCTGACCCTCGACGTCGAGCCGCCCGAGGGCGTGCGGATCCTGCCGGTCACCGACCGCGCGGGCGTGGATCTGGTGGCCGACGTCCACGAGAAGGCCTTCGGCACCGACAGCTCCCGGATGCGCCACCAGCTGCTGGCCCAGCTCACCGGCGACACCGAGACGGTCGTGGCCGTCGTGGCGCTCGCCGGGGACGTACCGGTGAGCGCCGCCCGGATGGAGCTGCTGCCCGGCACCCGTTTCGCCGGACTGTGGGGCGGCGGCACCGTCGAGAGCTGGCGCGGCCGGGGCGTCTACCGGGCCCTGGTCGCCCACCGCGCCCGGGTCGCGGCCGACCGCGGCTACCGCTACGTCCAGGTCGACGCGCTGGCCCGCAGCCGCCCGATCCTGGCCCGCCTGGGTTTCGAGCCGCTCACGACGACCACGCCGTACGAGTACGCGGTGGGGAGCACGGCGGCCGCCTGA
- a CDS encoding GNAT family N-acetyltransferase: MSPRVTHLTHLTDPTVTPSSRRSAWLASGEDGTPLGTAFLRLFTKEGQAHLAELDVSVHPAERRRGVGTALLDAAIASARDERRRAVIAQADRDSPADAFLTARGFRRVLSLVYARLELAGIDPDHLTRILEQPCPGYHLTRWTGVVPPELADTYAASRRAMDDMPMGDTDYGTVVWDVERVMAAAEAIAERGDVLYTVAAVHTSSGAIVGFSELVLPGPVLSGLVLPGDGKGEGQHYGTAVLPEHRGRGLGLRMKAEAIRHAHGLAPELALLTDTAEENLPMRRVNDALGYRPTHTAIEYQLDL; this comes from the coding sequence TTGTCGCCCCGCGTCACCCACCTCACGCACCTCACCGACCCCACGGTCACTCCGTCGAGCCGTCGGTCGGCCTGGCTGGCGTCCGGGGAGGACGGCACACCCCTCGGGACGGCCTTTCTGCGGCTGTTCACCAAGGAAGGGCAGGCCCACCTCGCGGAGCTGGACGTCTCCGTGCACCCGGCCGAGCGACGGCGGGGCGTCGGCACCGCGCTGCTCGACGCGGCCATCGCCTCGGCGCGCGACGAGCGGCGACGTGCCGTCATCGCCCAGGCCGACCGGGACTCCCCCGCCGACGCGTTCCTCACGGCACGCGGCTTCCGCCGGGTGCTGTCGCTGGTGTATGCCCGGCTGGAACTCGCCGGTATCGACCCGGACCACCTCACCCGGATCCTCGAACAGCCGTGCCCGGGCTACCACTTGACCCGCTGGACGGGCGTCGTACCGCCGGAGCTCGCCGACACCTACGCCGCCTCGCGCCGCGCGATGGACGACATGCCGATGGGCGACACCGACTACGGCACGGTCGTCTGGGACGTCGAGCGGGTCATGGCCGCCGCCGAGGCGATCGCCGAGCGCGGCGACGTGCTGTACACGGTGGCCGCCGTGCACACGTCGAGCGGCGCGATCGTCGGGTTCTCGGAGCTGGTCCTGCCGGGTCCGGTCCTGTCGGGTCTGGTCCTGCCGGGCGACGGCAAGGGCGAGGGGCAGCACTACGGCACGGCCGTGCTGCCCGAGCACCGAGGCCGTGGTCTGGGGCTGCGGATGAAGGCGGAGGCGATCCGCCACGCCCACGGCCTGGCCCCTGAGCTGGCCCTGCTCACCGACACCGCCGAGGAGAACCTCCCCATGCGCCGGGTCAACGACGCGCTCGGCTACCGGCCCACGCACACGGCGATCGAGTACCAGCTCGACCTGTGA
- a CDS encoding GlsB/YeaQ/YmgE family stress response membrane protein — protein sequence MEIDGIISAIVIGIVIGVLGRLVVPGRQRIGILLTILVGIVAALIGSALAAGIGVADTGGVDWIEWLIQIALAALGVVALDRTRARR from the coding sequence ATGGAGATCGACGGCATCATCAGTGCCATCGTCATCGGCATTGTCATAGGCGTGCTCGGCCGGCTCGTCGTGCCGGGTCGCCAGCGCATCGGCATCCTGCTGACGATCCTCGTGGGCATCGTCGCCGCGCTGATCGGCAGCGCGCTCGCCGCGGGGATCGGTGTGGCCGACACCGGTGGCGTCGACTGGATCGAGTGGCTCATCCAGATCGCCCTGGCGGCCCTGGGCGTCGTGGCACTGGACCGAACCCGGGCCCGCCGCTGA
- a CDS encoding aminoglycoside phosphotransferase family protein gives MSRTFSAWVTSGAELLGVTGPFPVDVPWWAEVAPVVERLERALGVRVFVLRMLAVDGGESGRDGHVTYHVEALDPPGPGRLERCPEDRGPLDTDDPLRSPWARADGLRELLGWASGTLAALGRPVTGPVEQRRTWNLAGLFRLPTGQGPVWLKATPRFATDEAAVIAAFARVDPGLVPTVLAAGERRVLLEHIPGEDCWSADAETVEAAVRRMVAAQAALAGRRPPGLRDRRDPILGRLAHALLDGRAGLDITEQERDSARVLAGRWDRLAQCGLPDTLVHADFHPGNWRSDGRPPVVVDFADAHWGNPVLDCLRLYDFLPEAVRSTAVRVWVDAWRAHAPESDPARALSLAEPLAHLAYAVRYQEFLDGIESSERPYHEGDPATVIREALRCATHPSLGSAGVAG, from the coding sequence GTGAGTCGGACTTTCAGCGCATGGGTGACCTCGGGAGCGGAACTGCTCGGTGTCACCGGCCCGTTCCCCGTCGACGTTCCGTGGTGGGCCGAGGTCGCGCCCGTCGTGGAGCGGCTGGAACGCGCACTCGGGGTGAGGGTGTTCGTGTTGCGGATGCTGGCCGTCGACGGGGGTGAGAGCGGGCGCGACGGGCATGTGACGTACCACGTGGAGGCGCTGGACCCTCCCGGGCCCGGCAGGCTGGAGCGATGCCCCGAGGACCGCGGACCGTTGGACACGGACGACCCCCTGCGCTCCCCGTGGGCACGCGCCGACGGGCTGCGGGAACTGCTCGGCTGGGCCTCGGGGACCCTGGCCGCGCTGGGGCGGCCGGTGACGGGACCGGTCGAGCAGCGACGGACCTGGAACCTGGCGGGCCTCTTCAGGCTGCCCACCGGTCAGGGACCGGTCTGGCTCAAGGCGACACCGCGCTTCGCCACCGACGAGGCCGCCGTCATCGCCGCGTTCGCCCGGGTGGACCCGGGACTCGTCCCGACGGTCCTCGCCGCCGGTGAGCGGCGGGTGTTGCTGGAGCACATCCCCGGAGAGGACTGCTGGTCGGCCGACGCCGAGACGGTCGAGGCGGCCGTACGCCGCATGGTCGCCGCGCAGGCCGCCCTGGCCGGCCGACGGCCCCCCGGACTGCGGGACCGACGGGACCCGATCCTGGGCAGACTGGCGCACGCCCTGCTCGACGGCCGGGCCGGACTGGACATCACCGAACAGGAACGGGACAGCGCAAGGGTGTTGGCGGGCCGCTGGGACCGACTCGCGCAGTGCGGCCTCCCCGACACGCTGGTGCACGCCGACTTCCATCCGGGCAACTGGCGCAGCGACGGCCGGCCACCGGTCGTCGTGGACTTCGCCGACGCCCACTGGGGCAATCCCGTACTGGACTGTCTGCGCCTGTACGACTTCCTGCCCGAGGCGGTACGTTCCACGGCCGTCCGGGTCTGGGTCGACGCCTGGAGGGCCCACGCCCCGGAGAGCGACCCCGCTCGCGCGCTCAGCCTGGCCGAACCACTGGCACACCTCGCCTACGCCGTGCGCTACCAGGAGTTCCTCGACGGCATCGAGTCCTCGGAACGTCCTTACCACGAGGGCGACCCGGCGACGGTGATCCGCGAGGCCCTGCGCTGCGCGACGCATCCGAGCCTCGGCTCGGCGGGAGTGGCGGGCTAG
- a CDS encoding ArsR/SmtB family transcription factor: MDKVFKALADETRRRLLDRLHEHNGQTLGELCARIDMARQSVTQHLAVLEAANLVSTVRRGREKLHYLNPVPLHEMQERWIDKFERPRLRALGAVRRRAEEAMTDKPAFVYVTYIASTPEKVWEALTSADLTADYWGHRNESDWRQGSRWAHVRTDGSGVEDVVGAVVVSEPPTRLVTTWTSPENEGREETCSRVTFDIEAHADIVRLTVTHEDLEDEGALAEVSFGWPAVLSNLKSLLETGRVLPQEPWEVPRTG; the protein is encoded by the coding sequence GTGGACAAGGTCTTCAAGGCGCTGGCCGACGAGACCCGCAGGAGGCTGCTGGACCGGCTGCACGAGCACAACGGGCAGACGCTGGGCGAGCTGTGCGCGCGGATCGACATGGCGCGGCAGTCCGTGACGCAGCACCTGGCCGTCCTGGAGGCCGCCAATCTGGTCAGCACGGTGCGGCGGGGGCGGGAGAAGCTGCACTACCTCAATCCGGTCCCGCTCCACGAGATGCAGGAGCGCTGGATCGACAAGTTCGAGCGCCCCCGGCTGAGAGCGCTCGGGGCCGTGAGACGACGAGCCGAGGAAGCCATGACCGACAAACCCGCGTTCGTGTACGTCACCTACATCGCGAGCACGCCCGAGAAGGTCTGGGAAGCGCTGACCAGCGCCGACCTGACCGCCGACTACTGGGGGCACCGCAACGAGTCGGACTGGCGACAGGGTTCGCGCTGGGCCCATGTCCGCACCGACGGCTCCGGTGTCGAGGACGTCGTCGGCGCGGTCGTGGTGAGCGAGCCCCCGACCCGGCTGGTCACCACCTGGACCTCCCCGGAGAACGAGGGCAGGGAGGAGACCTGCTCGCGGGTCACCTTCGACATCGAGGCGCACGCCGACATCGTCCGGCTCACCGTGACCCATGAGGACCTGGAGGACGAGGGCGCGCTCGCCGAGGTGTCCTTCGGCTGGCCCGCGGTGCTGTCCAACCTCAAGTCGCTGCTGGAGACCGGCCGTGTGCTGCCGCAGGAGCCGTGGGAGGTGCCGCGTACCGGATGA
- a CDS encoding SPW repeat protein, with protein sequence MANVSHRSDISSHPDAPEMQARYARMLGGRDVALVDGPVFLLGLYCAVSPWILHFTTSQPALVPHNLIVGIAIGLLALGFTAAPERMYGLSWAMCAIGVWMIISAWIVGDSPDAGVVVNNIIIGCLALLLGLVCAGAAAKGGTRGGRTP encoded by the coding sequence ATGGCCAACGTCTCACACAGGAGTGACATCTCCAGTCACCCTGACGCACCCGAAATGCAGGCTCGGTACGCCCGCATGCTCGGTGGTCGCGACGTGGCGCTCGTGGACGGACCGGTGTTCCTGCTCGGTCTGTACTGCGCCGTGTCCCCGTGGATACTCCACTTCACGACGAGCCAGCCCGCGCTGGTGCCCCACAACCTCATCGTGGGCATCGCGATAGGCCTGCTGGCTCTCGGCTTCACCGCAGCACCGGAGAGGATGTACGGCCTGAGCTGGGCCATGTGCGCGATAGGCGTGTGGATGATCATCTCGGCGTGGATCGTGGGCGACAGCCCGGACGCCGGTGTCGTGGTCAACAACATCATCATCGGCTGCCTGGCTCTGCTACTGGGGCTGGTGTGCGCCGGCGCCGCGGCCAAGGGCGGCACCCGTGGGGGCCGCACGCCGTAG